From Bos javanicus breed banteng chromosome 5, ARS-OSU_banteng_1.0, whole genome shotgun sequence, the proteins below share one genomic window:
- the CCDC38 gene encoding coiled-coil domain-containing protein 38 isoform X1, which produces MSSQFLSLSPVTPAEKEKDETIKKDRPYKIFFKDLFLYKENEMAAKKREKFLNRNMKVYQKSTFSSRMKNRSHLGQIAIFADAGGASVERLGLDPTLILRLTEGADTKRTIHEFISDQRDRFMLEYTLSTKRNTIQRFEKQTAMKERQLMKAEKKLEDDAIAFEEFLRENDQRSVDALKIAAQETINKLQMTAELKKASLEIQSVKSEIAKTEFLLREYVKYGFFLLKLSPKQWQIQQAMKRVSRSKENVNVMLPSIITKLSARRRETTDESRRTSFSEDSSLGRSSQARSRRRTTPNLEDKKSSLSNQTESISSEDSLEFFLDDDMDYDLEPELYFKEPEELLQVLTELEEQNLTLVQYSQDVDENLEDVNKREKVIQDKINTNIEFLLEHKALLKANCVREEEKAAELELRSRLFSFGQYNSDAQEKLIDSLSKKINQVYKVCIGDAEVGSLNPVQKLVKVESRLVELSDLIDSIPKENVEAIERMKQKERRQRLREEKMREKQKHQEERLKAALERAVAQPKKKKQGRQLIYRSKPPSGNKHELLLVKDTRTKSLEEEYFFT; this is translated from the exons ATGTCATCCCAGTTTTTGTCACTATCACCAGTGACTCCTGCAG agaaagaaaaagatgagacAATCAAAAAGGACAGGCCATATAAGATCTTTTTTAAAGATCTCTTtctttacaaagaaaatgaaatggcagcAAAGAAAAGG GAAAAGTTTCTGAACCGTAATATGAAAGTCTACCAAAAGTCTACTTTTTCATCACGAATGAAGAATCGTTCACACCTGGGCCAAATAGCAATCTTTGCCGACGCAGGTGGTGCCTCAGTTGAACGACTGGGGCTAGATCCCACTCTTATTCTCAGATTAACAGAAG gTGCAGACACAAAAAGGACCATCCATGAATTTATTAGTGACCAGAGAGACAGGTTTATGCTCGAG TATACTCTGTCAACCAAAAGAAACACCATTCAAAGGTTTGAAAAACAGACAGCAATGAAGGAAAGGCAACtcatgaaagcagaaaaaaagctcGAAGATGATGCAATAGCCTTTGAGGAGTTCCTCCGAGAAAATGACCAGAGATCTGTAGATGCTCTCAAAAT TGCAGCtcaggaaactataaacaaactgCAAATGACGGCGGAACTCAAGAAGGCGAGTTTGGAGATCCAGTCTGTGAAAAG TGAAATAGCAAAAACAGAATTCCTCCTTAGAGAGTACGTGAAATATGGGTTTTTTCTGCTGAAACTGTCTCCAAAACAATGGCAGATCCAGCAAGCAATGAAAAGGGTGTCAAGGAGTAAAGAAAATGTGAATGTCATGCTTCCAAGTATAATAACAA AATTAAGTGCAAGGAGAAGAGAGACCACTGACGAGTCCAGAAGGACATCATTTTCGGAAGATTCTTCTCTGGGAAGAAGTAGCCAAG CAAGATCACGCAGGAGGACCACTCCCAACCTAGAGGATAAGAAATCATCCTTATCAAA CCAAACTGAGAGTATCAGTTCAGAAGACAGTTTGGAATTCTTTTTAGATGATGATATGGACTACGATCTG GAGCCTGAACTTTATTTCAAAGAACCTGAAGAGTTACTTCAAGTCCTCACAGAGCTGGAAGAGCAGAATCTTACTTTGGTACAATATTCCCAAGATGTAGATGAAAATCTTGAAGatgtaaataaaagagaaaaagttatACAGGATAAAAT AAATACCAACATAGAGTTTCTTTTGGAACACAAGGCATTGCTCAAGGCCAACTGtgtaagagaagaagaaaaagcagcaGAGTTGGAATTAAGGTCCAGGCTATTTAGTTTTGGACAATATAACTCAGATGCTCAG gAAAAACTGATAGACTCTCTTAGTAAAAAAATTAACCAAGTATACAAAGTCTGCATTGGAGATGCTGAGGTTGGAAGCCTCAACCCAGTTCAAAAGCTGGTAAAAGTAGAGTCTCGCCTGGTAGAATTGAGTGATCTCATTGACTCCATTCCTAAAGAAAATGTGGAGGCAATTGAGAGGATGAAACAGAAAGAACGACGGCAAAG GTTGCgtgaagagaaaatgagagagaaacagaaacaccAGGAGGAAAGGCTAAAAGCTGCCCTGGAAAGAGCAGTAGCacaaccaaagaaaaagaag cAGGGAAGACAACTTATCTACCGTTCAAAACCTCCATCTGGTAACAAACATGAACTACTTTTAGTCAAGGATACAAGAACGAAATCCCTGGAGGAAGAGTATTTTTTCACTTGA
- the CCDC38 gene encoding coiled-coil domain-containing protein 38 isoform X2 → MSSQFLSLSPVTPAEKEKDETIKKDRPYKIFFKDLFLYKENEMAAKKREKFLNRNMKVYQKSTFSSRMKNRSHLGQIAIFADAGGASVERLGLDPTLILRLTEGADTKRTIHEFISDQRDRFMLEYTLSTKRNTIQRFEKQTAMKERQLMKAEKKLEDDAIAFEEFLRENDQRSVDALKIAAQETINKLQMTAELKKASLEIQSVKSEIAKTEFLLREYVKYGFFLLKLSPKQWQIQQAMKRVSRSKENVNVMLPSIITKLSARRRETTDESRRTSFSEDSSLGRSSQARSRRRTTPNLEDKKSSLSNQTESISSEDSLEFFLDDDMDYDLEPELYFKEPEELLQVLTELEEQNLTLVQYSQDVDENLEDVNKREKVIQDKINTNIEFLLEHKALLKANCVREEEKAAELELRSRLFSFGQYNSDAQEKLIDSLSKKINQVYKVCIGDAEVGSLNPVQKLVKVESRLVELSDLIDSIPKENVEAIERMKQKERRQRLREEKMREKQKHQEERLKAALERAVAQPKKKKGRQLIYRSKPPSGNKHELLLVKDTRTKSLEEEYFFT, encoded by the exons ATGTCATCCCAGTTTTTGTCACTATCACCAGTGACTCCTGCAG agaaagaaaaagatgagacAATCAAAAAGGACAGGCCATATAAGATCTTTTTTAAAGATCTCTTtctttacaaagaaaatgaaatggcagcAAAGAAAAGG GAAAAGTTTCTGAACCGTAATATGAAAGTCTACCAAAAGTCTACTTTTTCATCACGAATGAAGAATCGTTCACACCTGGGCCAAATAGCAATCTTTGCCGACGCAGGTGGTGCCTCAGTTGAACGACTGGGGCTAGATCCCACTCTTATTCTCAGATTAACAGAAG gTGCAGACACAAAAAGGACCATCCATGAATTTATTAGTGACCAGAGAGACAGGTTTATGCTCGAG TATACTCTGTCAACCAAAAGAAACACCATTCAAAGGTTTGAAAAACAGACAGCAATGAAGGAAAGGCAACtcatgaaagcagaaaaaaagctcGAAGATGATGCAATAGCCTTTGAGGAGTTCCTCCGAGAAAATGACCAGAGATCTGTAGATGCTCTCAAAAT TGCAGCtcaggaaactataaacaaactgCAAATGACGGCGGAACTCAAGAAGGCGAGTTTGGAGATCCAGTCTGTGAAAAG TGAAATAGCAAAAACAGAATTCCTCCTTAGAGAGTACGTGAAATATGGGTTTTTTCTGCTGAAACTGTCTCCAAAACAATGGCAGATCCAGCAAGCAATGAAAAGGGTGTCAAGGAGTAAAGAAAATGTGAATGTCATGCTTCCAAGTATAATAACAA AATTAAGTGCAAGGAGAAGAGAGACCACTGACGAGTCCAGAAGGACATCATTTTCGGAAGATTCTTCTCTGGGAAGAAGTAGCCAAG CAAGATCACGCAGGAGGACCACTCCCAACCTAGAGGATAAGAAATCATCCTTATCAAA CCAAACTGAGAGTATCAGTTCAGAAGACAGTTTGGAATTCTTTTTAGATGATGATATGGACTACGATCTG GAGCCTGAACTTTATTTCAAAGAACCTGAAGAGTTACTTCAAGTCCTCACAGAGCTGGAAGAGCAGAATCTTACTTTGGTACAATATTCCCAAGATGTAGATGAAAATCTTGAAGatgtaaataaaagagaaaaagttatACAGGATAAAAT AAATACCAACATAGAGTTTCTTTTGGAACACAAGGCATTGCTCAAGGCCAACTGtgtaagagaagaagaaaaagcagcaGAGTTGGAATTAAGGTCCAGGCTATTTAGTTTTGGACAATATAACTCAGATGCTCAG gAAAAACTGATAGACTCTCTTAGTAAAAAAATTAACCAAGTATACAAAGTCTGCATTGGAGATGCTGAGGTTGGAAGCCTCAACCCAGTTCAAAAGCTGGTAAAAGTAGAGTCTCGCCTGGTAGAATTGAGTGATCTCATTGACTCCATTCCTAAAGAAAATGTGGAGGCAATTGAGAGGATGAAACAGAAAGAACGACGGCAAAG GTTGCgtgaagagaaaatgagagagaaacagaaacaccAGGAGGAAAGGCTAAAAGCTGCCCTGGAAAGAGCAGTAGCacaaccaaagaaaaagaag GGAAGACAACTTATCTACCGTTCAAAACCTCCATCTGGTAACAAACATGAACTACTTTTAGTCAAGGATACAAGAACGAAATCCCTGGAGGAAGAGTATTTTTTCACTTGA